Proteins from a genomic interval of Phlebotomus papatasi isolate M1 chromosome 3, Ppap_2.1, whole genome shotgun sequence:
- the LOC129808075 gene encoding general transcription factor IIH subunit 3, producing the protein MSEPADCNLLVIVLDTNPSQRIIRINTHHMTQCLDSIIAFGNAHLMQRAQNKLAVLACHHHATEFLYPTPGKPMEVRQIDGQYELFTLVEKTVKTKLTDLITNSPRMHGHTESLLAGTMTMALCYIARMNRIKAPGTRISSRILVVTGSNECASQYMTYMNVFFTAQKQNIVIDVCALDKSLSLLQQGCDITGGQYLKLPQLEGLLQYLLWVFLPDPHTRTKLVLPPPVKVDYRAACFCHRELIDIGYVCSVCLSIFCKYSPICTTCHTVFKTPAPIAAKPKKKKIRT; encoded by the exons ATGTCAG AACCTGCAGATTGCAATTTGCTGGTGATTGTTCTGGACACCAATCCCAGCCAGAGGATCATCCGAATAAATACACACCACATGACCCAGTGTCTGGACTCTATAATAGCCTTTGGGAATGCCCATCTAATGCAGAGGGCTCAGAATAAACTGGCAGTTCTGGCTTGTCATCACCATGCGAC GGAATTCCTCTATCCGACTCCGGGGAAACCAATGGAAGTGCGCCAGATCGATGGGCAGTACGAGTTATTTACTCTGGTGGAGAAAACTGTTAAGACCAAACTGACGGATTTGATAACGAATTCCCCAAGGATGCATGGGCATACGGAATCTCTGCTGGCGGGAACAATGACCATGGCTCTCTGCTACATCGCCCGGATGAATAGGATTAAGGCTCCGGGCACGAGAATTTCTTCCAGGATCCTGGTAGTGACGGGCAGTAATGAATGTGCATCTCAGTACATGACGTACATGAATGTCTTCTTTACTGCCCAGAAGCAGAACATTGTGATTGATGTGTGTGCTTTGGATAAGTCCCTGAGTCTCCTGCAGCAGGGCTGTGACATCACAGGGGGGCAGTATCTCAAATTGCCGCAGCTGGAGGGTCTCCTGCAGTATCTCCTCTGGGTATTCCTGCCAGATCCTCATACACGCACCAAGCTAGTTCTGCCTCCGCCCGTGAAGGTGGACTACAGGGCTGCTTGCTTCTGCCACCGGGAACTTATTGATATTGGCTACGTGTGCTCCGTCTGTTTGTCCATCTTCTGCAAATACAGCCCCATTTGTACTACCTGTCACACTGTCTTCAAGACTCCAGCCCCAATTGCAGCAAAACCCAAAAAGAAGAAGATCCGGACGTGA
- the LOC129808076 gene encoding low density lipoprotein receptor adapter protein 1-like isoform X1, producing the protein MAFFRNIWKNSKHKKLCEEWALATNMRDFNDPYEDLEDGTEPSTFNVKYLGSTVIDAARSEDATAEAVKTVISTAKVASGKKLQRVSLSVSPKGIEVHDPVSGETQQQVSVYRISYCSADATHDHVFAFVSSLDHRESTSSFGECSSSSSQSSDAPAILECHAFLCPKRKVAQEVALTVARSFGRAYELWQVASRRRKLLEEQRSEAKVHQMDTESNAVRNLLIDFGSEGDMCKDRRGYFQNTWVSFEENESSHDLNFISHLHDNSMICS; encoded by the exons AACTTTGTGAAGAATGGGCTTTAGCTACAAATATGAGGGACTTTAATGATCCTTATGAGGATCTGGAGGATGGAACTGAGCCATCAACCTTCAATGTGAAGTATTTAGGGAGTACAGTGATCGATGCAGCCCGTTCAGAAGATGCAACGGCCGAAGCAGTCAAAACGGTGATATCAACGGCCAAAG TAGCAAGTGGCAAGAAGCTGCAGCGGGTTAGCCTGTCAGTGTCTCCGAAAGGCATCGAAGTGCATGATCCGGTTTCTGGTGAGACACAGCAGCAAGTTTCCGTCTATCGGATATCATACTGCTCTGCCGATGCCACACATGATCACGTCTTTGCATTTGTGAGTAGTTTGGATCACAGAGAGTCAACTTCGTCTTTTGGGGAGTGCTCATCATCGTCATCCCAGAGCTCTGACGCACCAGCAATTCTCGAGTGTCACGCATTTCTCTGTCCAAAGCGCAAAGTGGCCCAAGAAGTGGCTCTCACAGTGGCCAGGAGCTTCGGACGTGCCTATGAG CTATGGCAAGTGGCAAGCAGGAGGCGGAAGTTGTTGGAGGAACAGCGTTCTGAAGCAAAAGTACATCAAATGGACACTGAAAGCAATGCCGTGAGGAACCTGCTGATTGACTTTGGCAGTGAAGGGGATATGTGCAAGGATCGCAGAGGATATTTCCAGAACACTTGGGTATCCTTTGAGGAAAATGAATCCAGCCACGATCTCAATTTCATCTCGCATCTCCACGATAATTCCATGATCTGCTCCTGA
- the LOC129808076 gene encoding low density lipoprotein receptor adapter protein 1-like isoform X2, whose translation MAFFRNIWKNSKHKKLCEEWALATNMRDFNDPYEDLEDGTEPSTFNVKYLGSTVIDAARSEDATAEAVKTVISTAKASGKKLQRVSLSVSPKGIEVHDPVSGETQQQVSVYRISYCSADATHDHVFAFVSSLDHRESTSSFGECSSSSSQSSDAPAILECHAFLCPKRKVAQEVALTVARSFGRAYELWQVASRRRKLLEEQRSEAKVHQMDTESNAVRNLLIDFGSEGDMCKDRRGYFQNTWVSFEENESSHDLNFISHLHDNSMICS comes from the exons AACTTTGTGAAGAATGGGCTTTAGCTACAAATATGAGGGACTTTAATGATCCTTATGAGGATCTGGAGGATGGAACTGAGCCATCAACCTTCAATGTGAAGTATTTAGGGAGTACAGTGATCGATGCAGCCCGTTCAGAAGATGCAACGGCCGAAGCAGTCAAAACGGTGATATCAACGGCCAAAG CAAGTGGCAAGAAGCTGCAGCGGGTTAGCCTGTCAGTGTCTCCGAAAGGCATCGAAGTGCATGATCCGGTTTCTGGTGAGACACAGCAGCAAGTTTCCGTCTATCGGATATCATACTGCTCTGCCGATGCCACACATGATCACGTCTTTGCATTTGTGAGTAGTTTGGATCACAGAGAGTCAACTTCGTCTTTTGGGGAGTGCTCATCATCGTCATCCCAGAGCTCTGACGCACCAGCAATTCTCGAGTGTCACGCATTTCTCTGTCCAAAGCGCAAAGTGGCCCAAGAAGTGGCTCTCACAGTGGCCAGGAGCTTCGGACGTGCCTATGAG CTATGGCAAGTGGCAAGCAGGAGGCGGAAGTTGTTGGAGGAACAGCGTTCTGAAGCAAAAGTACATCAAATGGACACTGAAAGCAATGCCGTGAGGAACCTGCTGATTGACTTTGGCAGTGAAGGGGATATGTGCAAGGATCGCAGAGGATATTTCCAGAACACTTGGGTATCCTTTGAGGAAAATGAATCCAGCCACGATCTCAATTTCATCTCGCATCTCCACGATAATTCCATGATCTGCTCCTGA